One Clostridium novyi NT genomic window carries:
- a CDS encoding membrane protein → MKKFFKSLVIIIIFTIIALLLKKYHIKNYKIHVREDNINVNMQYKGVKGAKDFTLDNEKNFYIAYKDKIQLIDKQGKSFDVLKDKNLNINSIEYYKDNLYFASNSSVYSYDLHNKKLTEIIKNIPNFGDYNKSLIKINKDFLYITIGAATNSGVVGEDNKWMRDYPFGHDISPRKIILKGNNYNGNTGGFLNYGTKSIQGQIVPGHFPGNASIIYYNLKNRKIKNFAWGIRNVKGIDFDSKDKIIVSIGGMENRGSRPIKGDKDYIYRINKENWYGWPDYSGGDPVNSPKFKDNKNRRVDFILDNHPTTNPSAPIYMHKSLGTLGSLFVDKSGIVGEKNSICFFDNKEKKLFSLNKKGIVKEKVEFYKECNITSIKNIFNNIYLLDSNTGNIYNIGYNNNCGENISNKPIIVFISILIIIMIISILKIFISKLTKEKNKNYLV, encoded by the coding sequence ATGAAAAAATTCTTCAAATCTTTAGTTATAATAATAATTTTTACAATTATAGCTTTGTTATTAAAAAAATATCACATAAAAAATTATAAAATTCATGTAAGAGAAGATAATATTAATGTGAACATGCAGTACAAGGGAGTTAAAGGTGCAAAAGATTTTACATTAGATAATGAGAAAAATTTTTATATAGCCTATAAAGATAAAATACAATTAATAGACAAACAAGGTAAAAGCTTTGATGTATTAAAAGATAAAAATCTTAATATAAATAGTATTGAATATTACAAGGACAATCTATACTTTGCAAGTAATTCATCTGTATATAGTTATGATTTACATAATAAAAAGCTAACAGAAATCATAAAAAATATCCCTAATTTTGGAGACTATAATAAAAGTTTAATAAAAATAAATAAAGATTTTTTATATATAACAATAGGAGCAGCTACAAATTCAGGAGTAGTTGGAGAAGATAATAAGTGGATGAGGGATTATCCTTTTGGTCATGATATTTCTCCCCGTAAGATTATTTTAAAAGGAAATAATTATAATGGTAATACAGGTGGATTTTTAAATTACGGTACAAAAAGTATACAAGGACAAATAGTACCTGGTCATTTTCCAGGAAATGCTTCTATAATATATTACAATTTAAAAAATAGAAAAATAAAAAACTTTGCTTGGGGTATAAGAAATGTAAAAGGAATAGATTTTGATAGCAAAGATAAAATTATAGTATCCATAGGAGGTATGGAAAATAGGGGTTCAAGACCAATAAAGGGAGACAAAGATTATATCTACAGAATAAATAAAGAAAATTGGTATGGATGGCCTGACTACAGTGGAGGAGATCCTGTAAATTCACCTAAATTTAAAGATAATAAAAATAGAAGAGTGGATTTTATACTAGATAATCATCCAACAACTAATCCAAGTGCACCTATATATATGCACAAATCTTTAGGAACACTAGGAAGCCTTTTTGTAGATAAAAGTGGCATAGTAGGAGAAAAAAATTCTATATGTTTTTTTGACAATAAAGAAAAAAAGTTATTTTCGTTAAATAAAAAAGGAATAGTAAAAGAGAAGGTAGAATTTTATAAAGAGTGTAACATAACAAGTATAAAAAACATATTTAATAATATATATTTATTAGATTCAAATACTGGAAATATATACAATATAGGATATAATAATAATTGTGGAGAAAATATATCTAATAAGCCTATAATTGTTTTTATATCAATATTAATAATTATTATGATAATTTCTATATTAAAGATTTTCATTTCTAAATTAACAAAAGAAAAAAATAAAAATTACTTAGTTTAA
- a CDS encoding zinc dependent phospholipase C family protein — protein sequence MKTILERAFGKTARGVMVAVNPIKKAVIKTHCITHKYINNKSLELLKTQGYIHEYRYFKNYINDINAGVTWADQDLKSINHFYHVDERKGIYGFSNALEECKKYYKLSLRYLKIGDVHKSMFFFGAACHLIQDTTVPHHVNNRLLKKHRDFELWIIKQILLGYNFETDKDIKRYRSVEEYIQTNALMANTVYFRYNYMKNKEEKYMKVAPIIIEEAQITTAGFMLDYYDKIKNTISLFE from the coding sequence ATGAAAACAATATTAGAAAGAGCTTTTGGCAAAACAGCTAGAGGTGTTATGGTAGCTGTGAATCCCATAAAAAAGGCAGTAATAAAAACACATTGCATTACTCATAAATATATAAATAATAAATCTTTAGAACTTCTAAAAACTCAAGGATATATCCACGAATATAGATATTTTAAAAATTATATAAATGATATAAATGCTGGAGTAACTTGGGCTGATCAGGATTTGAAAAGTATAAATCACTTTTATCATGTTGATGAAAGAAAAGGTATATATGGATTTTCAAATGCATTAGAAGAATGCAAAAAATATTATAAGTTATCATTAAGATATCTAAAAATAGGTGATGTTCATAAAAGTATGTTTTTCTTTGGAGCAGCTTGTCATTTAATACAAGACACCACTGTACCTCATCATGTAAATAATAGACTTTTAAAAAAACATAGAGATTTTGAACTATGGATTATAAAGCAAATACTTCTAGGATATAATTTTGAAACAGATAAAGATATAAAAAGGTACAGAAGTGTAGAAGAATACATACAAACCAATGCACTTATGGCAAATACAGTTTATTTTAGATATAATTATATGAAAAATAAAGAAGAAAAGTATATGAAAGTTGCACCTATAATAATAGAAGAAGCTCAAATAACTACTGCAGGTTTTATGCTTGATTATTATGATAAAATAAAAAATACAATTTCATTATTTGAATAA
- a CDS encoding B12-binding domain-containing radical SAM protein — MKKLKTLLVGINSKYIHSNLAVRYLREYTKELDYECKIREFSINDRRERILKEIISEEADIIAFSCYIWNIELIKELANLIKIVNSNIKIIYGGPEVSFDGREFLTLNPGEYLIEGEGEETFKELIEFEIYNFKSKILHSNSKNNFTNEDSFGKIDGNNKCINEIKGLFYKIDEKVFYNSKRKNIDINQVVFPYDENDDLKNKIVYYEASRGCPYGCKYCLSSVDKNLRFRNIETVKKELKYFIDKEVRLVKFVDRTFNANEQFAIDIWQFLIEQNTNTKFHFEISANILTEKQFNVLSKSPKGRLQFEVGVQTTNNKILRNINRYVNFKDIEEKVEEIKKLNNISQHLDLIAGLPGEDLNSFINSFNDVYSIKPEEIQLGFLKLLKGSPMLEEKDKWGMKYSPYPPYEILSTKDISYDEILLLKKVEAMVDKYYNSGKFNNIISYFELKFDTPFEFYYQLGEFFEQKGYFDRNISGTDYYKVFLEFNSEKLREDNNILKDIIKYDYVKYNKKSWVPKFLETKIHKKLTNEIKEKIIENNPKANKNKLYLQEFNIDINEFILRKKIIKKNIYLVYDGENENNITDVTSII, encoded by the coding sequence ATGAAAAAGTTGAAAACATTATTAGTGGGGATAAATTCTAAGTACATACATTCAAATTTGGCTGTTAGATATTTAAGAGAATATACTAAAGAGTTAGATTATGAATGTAAAATTAGAGAGTTTTCTATTAACGATAGAAGAGAAAGAATATTAAAGGAAATAATAAGTGAAGAAGCAGATATAATAGCTTTTTCTTGTTATATATGGAATATAGAACTTATAAAAGAACTTGCAAATTTAATAAAAATTGTTAATAGTAATATAAAAATAATTTATGGTGGACCAGAAGTAAGTTTTGATGGAAGAGAATTTTTAACATTAAATCCAGGTGAATATTTGATTGAAGGGGAAGGGGAAGAAACATTTAAAGAGCTTATTGAATTTGAAATTTATAATTTTAAAAGTAAAATTTTACACAGTAACTCAAAAAATAACTTTACTAATGAGGATAGTTTTGGTAAAATTGATGGAAATAACAAATGTATTAACGAAATTAAAGGTCTCTTCTATAAAATTGATGAAAAAGTATTTTATAATAGCAAAAGAAAAAATATAGACATTAATCAAGTAGTATTTCCGTATGATGAAAATGACGATTTGAAAAATAAAATAGTTTACTATGAAGCTTCAAGAGGATGTCCTTATGGATGCAAATATTGTTTGTCCTCTGTAGATAAAAATCTTAGATTTAGAAATATAGAAACTGTAAAAAAAGAATTAAAATATTTTATAGATAAAGAAGTTAGATTAGTAAAATTTGTAGATAGGACTTTCAACGCTAATGAACAATTTGCAATAGATATTTGGCAATTTTTAATTGAACAAAATACAAATACAAAGTTTCATTTCGAAATATCAGCTAATATTCTTACAGAAAAACAATTCAATGTATTATCAAAGTCACCTAAGGGAAGATTACAATTTGAGGTAGGAGTACAAACAACAAACAATAAAATTTTAAGAAATATAAATAGATATGTAAATTTTAAAGATATAGAAGAAAAGGTTGAAGAAATAAAAAAATTAAATAATATAAGTCAACATTTAGATCTAATAGCTGGACTTCCAGGAGAAGATTTGAATTCTTTTATAAATTCATTTAATGATGTTTATTCAATAAAACCTGAAGAAATACAGTTAGGATTTTTAAAATTACTAAAAGGTTCCCCTATGCTTGAAGAAAAGGATAAATGGGGCATGAAATATTCTCCATATCCACCTTATGAAATATTAAGCACCAAGGACATAAGTTATGATGAGATATTACTTCTTAAAAAAGTAGAAGCTATGGTTGATAAATATTATAATTCAGGTAAATTTAATAATATTATAAGTTATTTTGAATTAAAATTTGATACACCTTTTGAGTTTTATTATCAATTAGGTGAATTCTTTGAACAAAAAGGATATTTTGATAGAAATATTTCAGGAACCGACTATTATAAGGTATTTTTAGAGTTTAACAGTGAAAAACTAAGAGAAGATAATAACATATTAAAAGATATTATAAAATATGATTATGTTAAATACAATAAAAAAAGTTGGGTGCCTAAATTCCTAGAAACAAAAATTCATAAGAAGCTTACAAATGAAATTAAAGAAAAAATTATAGAAAATAATCCTAAAGCAAATAAAAATAAATTGTATTTGCAAGAATTTAATATAGATATAAATGAATTTATATTGAGGAAAAAAATTATAAAGAAAAATATATATTTAGTTTATGATGGTGAAAATGAAAATAATATAACAGATGTAACTAGCATAATATAA
- a CDS encoding V-type ATP synthase subunit K, with product MKTFMEFMIQNGGIVLTLLGAGLATFLPGIGSARGIGLVGEAATGVVTEDPEKFGKALILELLPGTQGLYGFVTTIIILSKIGLLTGNLSTISLGTGFLLLLASLPIAFAGWRSAISQAKTAAAGMTILAKKPEHVMKGVLFAVMVETYALLGFVSSLLMILFIQL from the coding sequence ATGAAAACTTTTATGGAATTTATGATTCAAAATGGGGGAATAGTGCTTACATTATTAGGTGCTGGACTTGCAACATTTTTACCAGGTATAGGATCAGCTAGAGGTATAGGTTTAGTTGGTGAAGCGGCAACAGGGGTTGTTACAGAAGATCCTGAGAAATTCGGTAAAGCTTTAATCCTAGAATTACTACCAGGTACTCAAGGATTATATGGGTTTGTTACAACAATTATAATTCTTTCAAAAATAGGTTTACTAACTGGTAATTTATCAACTATAAGTCTTGGAACAGGATTCCTTTTACTATTAGCATCATTACCAATAGCTTTTGCTGGTTGGAGATCAGCTATATCACAAGCTAAAACAGCTGCAGCTGGAATGACAATACTTGCAAAAAAACCAGAGCATGTTATGAAGGGTGTACTTTTTGCAGTAATGGTTGAAACATATGCATTATTAGGATTCGTATCATCTCTATTAATGATATTATTTATTCAATTATAA
- a CDS encoding V-type ATP synthase subunit I — translation MAIVKMNKFTLLAFEKDKEELLKRLQEFEGVQFVDLKPQLENEELSFLKTLASDKKTLDLQEKISKIKFCLDYLKPYTDKKGALQALKEGTKTISFKELEDSVKTINWNKIYDELKSREDRVNELNNEETKIKTDIVSLEPWKNFDGKFQDLYDLKLTSYFLGTIPLALKNDLMESLEESKLQYYFEEINTTKDEMYILAMTLKEYEKDFSKILRTFGFSKISLSYSGNPVETIKELQGKVKSIYDEKDSIISELKKFNKCEEDLELVYEYYSNELCRENAKLNFLESNNIVVIQGWNTVSSNKTLETIVKKMSKNPYCLTFEEANDEEVPIKLKNNGFVEPFESITEMYSLPNYKEIDPTPVMAIFYFIFFGMMLSDAGYGLVMVVTTLLALKLFKLDKAMKNFMKLFLYLGISTVIWGAIYGGWFGDASSQFMHKVVPYLLSPSNQIMVVLGLAVVLGVIHIFVGLGMKAYILLKQGKVLDTIYDVGLWYISLIGIFLMLGKVGGSIGKIMVIVGFVGLVLTQGRDADTIGGKLGGGIYGLYGITGYIGDIVSYSRLLALGLATGFIANAFNLMINLIPAPVKYFVGPIIFIGGHLFNLGVNALGAYVHSSRLQYLEFFNKFYEGGGRKFTPFKSVSKFMNVSNEEIDN, via the coding sequence ATGGCAATAGTTAAGATGAATAAATTTACTTTGCTTGCCTTTGAAAAGGATAAGGAGGAGTTACTAAAAAGGTTACAAGAATTTGAAGGAGTTCAGTTTGTAGATCTTAAACCTCAGCTAGAAAATGAAGAATTGAGTTTTTTAAAAACTTTAGCTTCAGATAAAAAAACATTGGACTTACAAGAAAAAATCTCAAAAATTAAATTTTGTTTAGATTATTTAAAGCCATATACAGATAAAAAAGGAGCATTACAAGCTTTAAAAGAAGGTACCAAAACTATAAGTTTTAAGGAGCTTGAAGATTCTGTAAAAACAATAAATTGGAACAAAATTTATGATGAATTAAAGTCTAGAGAAGATAGAGTAAACGAACTAAATAATGAGGAAACCAAGATAAAAACTGATATTGTTTCATTAGAACCTTGGAAAAACTTCGATGGTAAATTTCAAGATTTATATGATTTGAAACTAACGAGTTATTTTCTTGGAACTATACCTTTAGCATTAAAAAATGATCTTATGGAAAGTTTAGAAGAAAGTAAATTACAGTACTATTTTGAAGAGATAAATACAACTAAGGATGAAATGTATATACTAGCAATGACACTAAAGGAATATGAAAAAGATTTTAGTAAGATTTTGAGAACATTTGGATTTTCAAAAATATCTTTAAGCTATAGTGGCAACCCAGTTGAAACAATAAAAGAGTTACAAGGTAAAGTTAAAAGTATATATGATGAAAAAGATAGCATAATAAGTGAACTCAAGAAGTTTAATAAGTGTGAAGAAGATTTAGAGTTAGTATATGAATATTATTCTAATGAATTATGTAGGGAAAATGCTAAATTAAATTTCTTAGAATCAAATAATATAGTTGTTATACAGGGGTGGAACACCGTATCAAGCAACAAAACCTTGGAAACAATTGTTAAAAAAATGTCAAAGAATCCCTATTGTTTAACCTTTGAAGAGGCAAATGATGAAGAAGTACCTATCAAATTAAAAAATAATGGATTTGTAGAACCCTTTGAAAGTATTACAGAAATGTATTCACTTCCAAATTACAAAGAAATAGATCCAACGCCTGTTATGGCAATATTCTATTTTATATTCTTTGGAATGATGCTTTCAGATGCAGGATATGGATTAGTAATGGTAGTTACTACATTACTTGCTTTAAAACTTTTTAAACTAGATAAAGCAATGAAAAATTTTATGAAATTATTTTTGTATCTAGGAATTTCAACAGTGATTTGGGGAGCTATATATGGAGGATGGTTTGGTGATGCATCTTCACAATTTATGCATAAAGTAGTTCCGTATCTATTAAGTCCTTCTAATCAAATAATGGTAGTACTTGGCTTAGCTGTAGTTCTAGGTGTTATACACATATTTGTTGGACTTGGAATGAAAGCCTATATTTTATTAAAGCAAGGAAAAGTTTTAGACACTATATATGATGTAGGGCTATGGTATATATCCCTTATAGGAATATTCTTAATGCTCGGCAAAGTTGGAGGTTCTATAGGCAAGATAATGGTTATAGTAGGTTTTGTAGGACTTGTACTAACACAGGGAAGAGATGCAGACACAATTGGTGGAAAACTAGGTGGAGGAATATATGGACTTTATGGAATTACAGGATATATTGGAGATATAGTTTCATATTCCAGACTTTTAGCATTAGGTCTTGCAACAGGATTTATAGCAAATGCATTTAACCTAATGATAAATCTTATACCAGCACCAGTTAAGTATTTTGTAGGACCTATTATATTTATAGGTGGTCATCTATTTAATTTAGGAGTAAATGCATTAGGTGCATATGTACATTCAAGTAGATTACAATACCTAGAATTTTTTAATAAGTTTTATGAAGGTGGAGGAAGAAAGTTTACTCCATTTAAATCAGTAAGTAAGTTTATGAATGTGTCTAATGAAGAAATTGACAATTAA
- a CDS encoding ATPase, protein MALEVIKEIKSSEEKAMEIIKSAQVESNEIIKNAHNKADEEYKRILNTSKEEANRILEEAISKAKEEALPIIQQGEKEVQEIKSVCAKKRDEAVNLVIERIVNINGNS, encoded by the coding sequence TTGGCACTGGAAGTTATCAAAGAAATAAAGTCTTCAGAGGAAAAAGCTATGGAAATCATAAAATCAGCTCAAGTAGAAAGTAATGAAATTATTAAAAATGCTCATAATAAAGCTGATGAAGAATACAAAAGAATTTTGAACACATCTAAAGAAGAAGCAAATAGAATTTTAGAGGAAGCAATATCTAAAGCAAAAGAAGAGGCACTTCCAATAATTCAGCAAGGAGAGAAAGAAGTGCAAGAGATAAAAAGTGTTTGTGCTAAAAAAAGAGATGAGGCAGTAAATTTAGTAATTGAGAGGATAGTGAATATCAATGGCAATAGTTAA
- a CDS encoding V-type ATP synthase subunit E, which yields MSNITGLTNKIIEDAKVSSKEIMDDAKKKEKIIIDEKVSIAENERKLILSKAEEESKVRAGRIISNANLQVRDMKLSAKIEVLDNVFNAAVEELSRMTGGELLNFIKNTILLLDIDGDEEIIVGENEDRVTTEFINEINKELNAKGKLGKIKLSQKRIKIKGGYILAKNGIEINNTFESRVKSLRDDMEAEVAKVLFS from the coding sequence ATGTCTAATATAACTGGTTTAACCAATAAAATCATTGAAGATGCAAAAGTGTCTTCTAAAGAAATAATGGATGATGCAAAGAAAAAAGAAAAAATCATAATAGATGAAAAAGTTTCTATAGCAGAAAATGAAAGAAAATTAATATTATCTAAGGCAGAAGAAGAGTCAAAAGTAAGGGCTGGAAGAATAATTTCAAATGCAAATTTGCAAGTGAGAGATATGAAACTTTCAGCTAAGATAGAAGTTTTAGATAATGTATTTAATGCTGCTGTAGAAGAACTTAGCAGAATGACTGGAGGAGAATTATTAAATTTTATAAAAAATACTATTTTACTATTGGATATTGATGGTGATGAAGAAATTATAGTAGGAGAAAATGAGGACAGAGTAACTACTGAATTTATAAATGAAATCAATAAAGAACTAAATGCCAAGGGTAAACTCGGAAAAATAAAGCTTAGTCAAAAGAGAATTAAAATAAAAGGTGGATATATACTGGCTAAGAATGGTATAGAAATAAATAATACTTTTGAATCAAGAGTAAAATCTCTAAGAGATGATATGGAAGCAGAAGTTGCGAAAGTTTTATTTAGCTAA
- a CDS encoding V-type ATP synthase subunit C translates to MSNIEYVQAVPRIRAVENKLLDRAKIQRLLDSTSADEAFKVLQETDYGTLMAEVKRPEDYEIVLSRELVRLYSFMYEITPEKKLIDIMSIRYDYHNIKVLLKSKILGKDFKEILIPVGIIDVNILTKWILNENYNDIPKTMKEAIEKSMEVFEEEKDPQKIDVVLDNYMYKDMMMRAKEINDGYLLKFLKMNIDLTNLKTLLRVKKQDKSRNFLKEVLLDNGEIKKQEFIEMFNLNVENIVNKLQYTDYTDVIKVGIEEYTESKNLKVLEKLSDNFIMNFIKDAKYVSFGSEPLIAYIFAKENEIKIVRIIMVGKLNNIDADVIRERLRDIYV, encoded by the coding sequence ATGAGTAACATTGAATATGTTCAGGCTGTGCCGAGAATAAGAGCAGTTGAAAATAAACTGCTAGATAGAGCTAAAATACAAAGGTTACTAGATAGCACCTCAGCTGATGAAGCTTTTAAAGTATTACAAGAAACTGATTATGGGACATTAATGGCAGAGGTGAAGAGACCTGAAGATTATGAAATAGTTCTAAGTAGGGAATTGGTGAGATTATACTCTTTTATGTACGAAATAACTCCAGAGAAGAAGCTTATAGATATTATGAGTATAAGATATGATTACCACAATATTAAAGTGTTATTAAAATCAAAAATTTTAGGCAAGGATTTTAAAGAAATTTTAATTCCTGTGGGTATTATCGATGTTAATATTTTAACAAAATGGATATTGAATGAAAACTATAATGACATTCCCAAAACAATGAAAGAGGCAATAGAAAAATCTATGGAAGTCTTTGAAGAAGAAAAAGATCCTCAAAAAATAGATGTTGTACTTGATAACTATATGTATAAGGACATGATGATGAGAGCTAAAGAAATAAATGATGGTTATCTTTTAAAATTTTTAAAGATGAATATTGATTTAACAAATTTAAAAACTTTATTAAGAGTAAAAAAGCAAGATAAATCTAGAAATTTTTTAAAAGAAGTTTTATTAGATAATGGAGAAATAAAAAAACAAGAGTTCATTGAGATGTTTAACTTAAATGTTGAAAATATAGTTAATAAGTTACAGTACACAGATTATACGGATGTAATAAAGGTTGGTATAGAGGAATACACTGAAAGCAAAAATTTAAAAGTGCTTGAGAAACTCTCAGATAATTTTATTATGAATTTTATAAAAGATGCAAAATATGTAAGCTTTGGATCAGAGCCATTAATTGCTTATATATTTGCAAAAGAAAATGAAATAAAAATAGTTCGAATAATAATGGTTGGAAAACTTAATAACATTGATGCCGATGTAATAAGAGAAAGGCTGCGTGATATTTATGTATAA
- a CDS encoding class I SAM-dependent methyltransferase: MQNEKEGAFKLNNEIVINMEKKVFNGDILDIGMDNYGVIYNIYKKSNTDFNVEYIDNKKGLDFIKNNSYDICVMFLSFSSIMLKANKQKLVKKICDYLREDGLFYIWDLDKKYGKILNENIKVKISDDITKQIIFKEFNIFKESSYESTKNILNDFFDIIDFKCSDGGYYIKAQKRRRSEYEKVENIISGDKF; this comes from the coding sequence GTGCAAAATGAAAAGGAAGGTGCATTTAAATTGAATAATGAAATTGTTATAAACATGGAGAAAAAAGTTTTTAATGGAGATATTCTAGATATAGGTATGGATAACTATGGTGTAATATATAATATATATAAAAAAAGTAACACAGATTTTAATGTTGAGTATATAGATAATAAAAAAGGACTAGATTTTATAAAGAATAATTCTTATGATATATGTGTTATGTTTCTATCTTTTAGTAGTATAATGTTAAAAGCAAATAAGCAAAAACTTGTTAAAAAAATATGTGATTATTTAAGAGAAGATGGACTTTTTTATATATGGGATTTAGATAAAAAATATGGAAAAATATTAAATGAAAATATAAAAGTGAAAATAAGTGATGATATTACAAAACAGATTATTTTTAAAGAGTTTAATATATTTAAAGAGAGTTCTTATGAAAGCACTAAAAATATATTAAATGACTTTTTTGATATAATAGATTTTAAGTGTTCTGATGGTGGTTATTACATAAAGGCACAAAAGAGAAGGAGAAGTGAATATGAAAAAGTTGAAAACATTATTAGTGGGGATAAATTCTAA
- a CDS encoding V-type ATP synthase subunit F translates to MYKIGVVGDKDSVLAFKAIGIDVYPVIEEEEARKTVDKMALNKYAVIFVTEQVAKGIEETIERYNRETLPAIILIPSNQGSLNIGIQRIKDNVEKAIGVNIL, encoded by the coding sequence ATGTATAAGATTGGAGTGGTTGGAGATAAAGATTCAGTATTAGCCTTCAAAGCTATAGGAATAGATGTATACCCTGTTATAGAGGAAGAAGAAGCTAGAAAAACTGTAGACAAAATGGCTTTAAATAAATATGCAGTTATATTTGTTACTGAGCAGGTTGCAAAAGGGATAGAAGAAACTATAGAAAGATATAATAGGGAAACACTTCCCGCAATTATATTGATTCCAAGCAATCAAGGTTCTTTAAATATCGGTATACAAAGAATTAAAGATAATGTTGAAAAGGCTATAGGAGTTAATATTTTATAA